The Tistrella mobilis genome window below encodes:
- a CDS encoding NifU family protein, which produces MFIQTERTPNPLTLKFLPGREVAEGGAQFARGDDTARSPLAGTLLAIDGVEGIYLGADFVSVTKSEQADWMLLKPLILSDIMEHFTSGRPVLTGDGDAAAAPAADEDEVSATIRELIDTRVRPAVAQDGGDIVFEGFDQGIVYLQMHGACSGCPSSTMTLKNGIETMLKHYVPEVVEVRQV; this is translated from the coding sequence ATGTTCATCCAGACCGAGCGGACGCCCAATCCGCTGACGCTGAAGTTCCTGCCCGGCCGCGAGGTGGCCGAGGGGGGCGCACAGTTCGCACGCGGCGACGACACGGCCCGTTCGCCGCTGGCCGGCACCCTGCTCGCCATCGACGGTGTCGAGGGTATCTATCTGGGGGCCGACTTCGTGTCGGTCACCAAATCCGAACAGGCCGACTGGATGCTGCTGAAGCCGCTGATTCTGTCGGACATCATGGAACATTTCACCTCGGGCCGCCCGGTGCTGACCGGAGATGGTGATGCCGCCGCGGCCCCGGCTGCGGACGAGGACGAGGTGAGCGCGACCATCCGCGAACTGATCGACACCCGGGTCCGCCCGGCCGTAGCCCAGGATGGCGGCGACATCGTGTTCGAGGGCTTCGATCAAGGCATCGTCTATCTGCAGATGCACGGCGCCTGCTCGGGCTGCCCCAGTTCGACCATGACGCTCAAGAACGGCATCGAGACCATGCTCAAGCACTATGTGCCCGAAGTGGTCGAGGTCCGTCAGGTCTGA
- a CDS encoding glucosaminidase domain-containing protein, whose amino-acid sequence MTRRYRLTCLAVAVTAGLVVLGSAAGVLPRPAGGLGLSPATLAALDLRRAEAVAPGGLPAELAGALDADARKALFRDTLDPAIRAVNARVRLERALVTLVADARAEGRRPPRGLDVRVAAIAVRYGVPADDPVRLLVRVDTVPPALITAQAALESGWGRSRLAHEAHALFGERAWRLTDGVMPLARKRGATHVARAFPDITASVAAYVHNLNTHRAYAAFRRHRAEARLDGTLPDPLQLAGGLSAYSELGPRYVAKLRAMIRGVTQDDEMAQSEAPPPSGSGSVATMSDHASS is encoded by the coding sequence ATGACACGCCGCTACCGTCTGACCTGCCTGGCCGTCGCCGTCACGGCCGGGCTGGTCGTGCTCGGATCTGCTGCAGGCGTGCTGCCGCGGCCGGCCGGCGGCCTGGGCCTGTCTCCGGCGACGCTGGCGGCTCTCGACCTCCGGCGTGCCGAGGCAGTGGCGCCGGGGGGGCTTCCGGCCGAGCTGGCCGGGGCGCTTGATGCCGATGCCCGCAAGGCCCTGTTCCGCGACACGCTCGACCCCGCCATCCGGGCGGTGAATGCCCGTGTGCGGCTGGAACGGGCGCTGGTGACGCTGGTGGCCGACGCCCGGGCGGAAGGCCGCCGGCCGCCGCGCGGGCTGGACGTGCGGGTGGCGGCCATCGCCGTCCGCTACGGCGTTCCCGCCGACGATCCGGTGCGGCTGCTGGTGCGGGTCGACACCGTGCCGCCGGCCCTGATCACCGCCCAGGCCGCGCTGGAAAGCGGCTGGGGCCGGTCGCGTCTTGCACATGAGGCCCATGCCCTGTTCGGCGAACGGGCCTGGCGGCTGACCGACGGGGTGATGCCGCTGGCCCGCAAGCGTGGCGCCACCCATGTGGCGCGCGCTTTTCCCGACATCACCGCCTCGGTCGCGGCCTATGTCCACAATCTGAACACCCACCGCGCCTATGCCGCCTTCCGTCGGCATCGTGCAGAGGCGCGGCTGGACGGCACGCTGCCCGATCCGCTGCAACTGGCGGGCGGGCTCAGCGCCTATTCGGAACTGGGCCCGCGCTATGTCGCCAAGCTCAGGGCGATGATCCGCGGTGTCACCCAGGACGACGAGATGGCTCAGTCCGAAGCGCCGCCACCGTCAGGATCGGGCAGCGTGGCGACGATGAGCGACCACGCCTCGTCATAG
- a CDS encoding lipid kinase, with product MAAPDRPPAAPGRRALVLIPPRKRDRLAKGFDRDELERRLIRAGFRPDIPDLDGPDAFPEAIRAAGASAEPPALVMVGGGDGTLSAVADAMAETGLTLAILPLGTANDLARTLAIPTDLAQAVDVALKGRAQQIDIGTVDGRGFFNVASIGLSVDVAEALDGEEKRRFGPLAYLFALFRVVTRHRRFHTILTVDNRRVEMRAIMVAVANGRYHGGGLTVAPDAAIDDGRLDVYVIEPVSHWRMALLLPALRLGTAGAWMGVHRMSGREVRVETPSKPKRINVDGEILTRTPASFGLKRRAIRVMTPDRPAATLPGTRNRSDPPSPPRAPHPAPPEDQEEQMHPEEEGLATEAEIALQDLARAAREGVALTERLALHAGPHLGDEVVTALGRIGGAWGRIAITADEALDAMDLPTRDADDDRALIEDVVNWLEGLVGMPLDQRVSQRLHQAATRIEIAIEEVRQVGQTGVAEVVTAAYDEAWSLIVATLPDPDGGGASD from the coding sequence ATGGCCGCGCCTGACCGACCGCCTGCGGCACCCGGCCGCCGCGCCCTGGTCCTGATCCCGCCGCGTAAGCGCGACCGGCTGGCCAAGGGATTCGACCGGGACGAGCTTGAACGTCGCCTGATTCGTGCCGGCTTCCGTCCCGACATTCCGGATCTGGACGGCCCCGATGCCTTTCCGGAAGCCATCCGCGCGGCCGGCGCCTCGGCGGAACCGCCGGCGCTGGTGATGGTCGGCGGCGGCGACGGCACACTGTCCGCGGTCGCCGATGCGATGGCGGAAACCGGGCTGACACTCGCCATCCTGCCACTCGGCACCGCCAACGATCTCGCTCGCACCCTCGCCATCCCGACCGACCTCGCCCAGGCCGTAGACGTGGCGCTGAAGGGGCGCGCGCAGCAGATCGACATCGGCACCGTCGATGGCCGCGGCTTCTTCAATGTCGCCAGCATCGGCCTGTCGGTCGACGTCGCCGAAGCTCTGGACGGCGAAGAAAAACGCCGCTTCGGTCCGCTTGCCTATCTGTTCGCACTGTTCCGGGTGGTCACCCGGCATCGCCGCTTCCACACCATCCTGACCGTCGATAACCGGCGGGTGGAAATGCGGGCGATCATGGTGGCGGTCGCCAATGGCCGCTATCACGGCGGCGGGCTGACCGTCGCTCCCGATGCAGCCATCGACGATGGCCGGCTGGACGTTTATGTGATCGAGCCGGTTTCCCACTGGCGCATGGCTTTGCTCTTGCCGGCGCTGCGTCTCGGGACCGCCGGTGCCTGGATGGGGGTCCACCGCATGTCCGGCCGTGAGGTTCGGGTGGAGACACCGTCCAAGCCGAAACGGATCAATGTCGACGGCGAGATCCTGACCAGAACGCCGGCAAGCTTCGGCCTGAAGCGCCGGGCGATCCGGGTCATGACCCCCGACCGGCCGGCCGCCACCCTGCCCGGCACCCGGAACCGTTCCGATCCCCCGTCACCCCCACGCGCTCCGCACCCGGCGCCGCCTGAAGATCAGGAGGAGCAGATGCATCCCGAAGAGGAAGGCCTTGCCACCGAGGCCGAGATTGCCCTGCAGGATCTGGCCCGTGCCGCCCGCGAAGGCGTGGCACTGACCGAACGGCTCGCCCTTCATGCCGGCCCGCATCTGGGCGATGAGGTGGTAACGGCGCTCGGCCGGATCGGCGGTGCCTGGGGCCGGATCGCCATCACCGCCGACGAGGCGCTGGATGCGATGGACCTGCCCACCCGCGACGCCGATGACGACCGGGCCCTGATCGAGGATGTGGTGAACTGGCTGGAAGGCCTTGTCGGCATGCCGCTGGATCAGCGGGTCAGCCAGCGCCTGCATCAGGCGGCAACCCGGATCGAGATCGCCATCGAAGAGGTCCGCCAGGTCGGCCAGACCGGGGTGGCGGAAGTGGTTACGGCCGCCTATGACGAGGCGTGGTCGCTCATCGTCGCCACGCTGCCCGATCCTGACGGTGGCGGCGCTTCGGACTGA
- a CDS encoding SDR family NAD(P)-dependent oxidoreductase, whose product MSIEGRKLLITGGTGALGRAVVLAALDRGAEVAATCLVAEECAAAEQAFGGRAVLVQADLGSEDQTATAVDAAAAALGGLDGIVAIAGGFDMGPLAEVDGSRFDAMMSMNARSFYHTLRAGVPHLKAAGGGSVTAIGARPAVAGAAQMAAYAASKAAVISLVQSLSQELLADHIRVNAVLPSIIDTPANRSAMPDADHAAWVTPDALAKIILFLTSSEAAPISGALVPAYGRA is encoded by the coding sequence ATGTCGATCGAGGGACGCAAGCTGCTGATCACCGGGGGGACCGGCGCGCTGGGCCGCGCGGTGGTGCTGGCCGCGCTGGACCGGGGGGCCGAGGTCGCCGCGACCTGCCTGGTCGCAGAGGAATGCGCCGCCGCCGAACAGGCATTCGGCGGCCGGGCAGTGCTGGTCCAGGCCGATCTGGGCAGCGAAGACCAGACCGCAACCGCCGTGGATGCCGCGGCGGCAGCCCTGGGCGGCCTTGACGGCATCGTCGCCATCGCCGGCGGCTTCGACATGGGGCCGCTTGCGGAAGTGGATGGCAGCCGCTTCGATGCGATGATGTCGATGAACGCCCGCAGCTTCTATCACACGCTCCGGGCCGGCGTGCCGCATCTGAAGGCGGCCGGCGGCGGATCGGTCACAGCCATCGGCGCCAGACCGGCGGTGGCGGGAGCGGCACAGATGGCGGCCTATGCCGCCTCCAAGGCCGCGGTGATATCGCTGGTCCAGAGCCTGTCGCAGGAGCTGCTGGCCGACCATATCCGTGTCAATGCAGTGCTGCCGTCAATCATCGATACCCCCGCCAATCGCTCCGCCATGCCCGATGCCGATCATGCTGCCTGGGTCACGCCCGATGCCCTGGCGAAGATCATCCTTTTCCTGACCTCGTCGGAGGCCGCCCCGATCAGCGGCGCCCTGGTGCCCGCCTATGGCCGCGCCTGA
- the ddpX gene encoding D-alanyl-D-alanine dipeptidase: MLEEILSERDGVDLDIAYATTRNFTGRPIYARAACFLHPEAAAAMRRAIAIAARQGLRFRIYDAFRPSEAQWKLWEHTPDPNFVADPRRGSPHSRGAAVDLTLIDGAGRVLDMGTGFDDFTPLSHHGATGIAPEAERNRLLLMGIMTTAGWDFYRNEWWHYQLFDARRLPVLSDTAAGTRLMPAG, from the coding sequence ATGTTAGAAGAAATCCTGAGCGAGCGGGACGGGGTCGATCTCGACATCGCCTACGCCACAACCCGCAACTTCACCGGCCGGCCGATCTATGCCCGTGCCGCCTGCTTCCTGCATCCCGAGGCCGCAGCGGCGATGCGCCGCGCCATCGCCATCGCCGCACGCCAGGGGCTGCGCTTCCGGATCTACGACGCATTCCGGCCCTCGGAAGCCCAGTGGAAGCTGTGGGAGCACACGCCGGATCCGAATTTCGTCGCAGATCCGCGCCGGGGCTCGCCTCATTCCCGTGGGGCCGCGGTCGACCTGACCCTGATCGACGGCGCCGGCCGGGTGCTCGACATGGGGACCGGATTCGACGACTTCACCCCGCTGTCACATCACGGCGCCACCGGCATCGCACCCGAGGCCGAGCGTAACCGGCTGTTGCTGATGGGAATCATGACCACCGCGGGATGGGATTTCTACCGGAATGAATGGTGGCATTATCAGCTCTTCGATGCCCGGCGCCTGCCGGTGTTGAGCGACACGGCCGCTGGCACGCGGCTGATGCCCGCCGGCTGA
- the tsaB gene encoding tRNA (adenosine(37)-N6)-threonylcarbamoyltransferase complex dimerization subunit type 1 TsaB, which yields MTFGGRTAVLALDTCAGATSAAIGRNGEVVARVFLPDARAAAERLAPLVKGLMDEAGVKPAALAAVAVTRGPGTFTGVRIGLGFARGLALAAGCPVLGVTTLELLAAGAAAEVAGREMLAVIDARRGEVYVQRVAADGSTGEPSAVTPEAAAADLVARPALAVGAGARLLRPLLDVHGLVDLVRDDLPHGHGQPDAADLIGLAERHLMAGEAGRTPPVPLYLRAPDALPPAPSGIETP from the coding sequence ATGACCTTCGGTGGACGAACGGCAGTTCTGGCACTCGACACATGCGCGGGGGCGACGTCGGCGGCAATCGGCCGCAACGGAGAGGTCGTGGCCCGGGTCTTTTTGCCCGATGCCCGGGCTGCGGCAGAGCGGCTGGCCCCTCTGGTCAAGGGGCTGATGGACGAGGCGGGCGTCAAACCGGCGGCGCTGGCCGCCGTGGCGGTGACCCGCGGGCCCGGCACCTTCACCGGCGTGCGCATCGGGCTTGGCTTCGCTCGTGGTCTGGCGCTGGCAGCCGGCTGCCCGGTGCTGGGCGTGACGACGCTTGAACTGCTGGCCGCCGGTGCTGCCGCAGAGGTGGCCGGTCGCGAGATGCTGGCGGTGATCGATGCACGGCGCGGCGAGGTCTATGTTCAGCGCGTCGCTGCCGATGGCAGCACGGGTGAGCCTTCGGCGGTAACGCCCGAGGCGGCGGCAGCCGATCTGGTCGCCCGTCCGGCGCTGGCGGTCGGGGCAGGTGCGCGGCTGCTGCGCCCGCTGCTGGACGTCCACGGGTTGGTCGATCTGGTCCGTGACGATCTGCCGCACGGGCATGGGCAACCCGATGCAGCCGATCTGATCGGTCTTGCAGAGCGCCACCTGATGGCGGGTGAGGCAGGCAGGACGCCACCCGTGCCGCTCTATCTGAGGGCACCGGACGCCCTGCCGCCGGCCCCCAGCGGGATAGAGACGCCGTGA
- a CDS encoding GNAT family N-acetyltransferase, with product MTGAHDLAPATAAAAPAMAALYARAFDAPWETHWSADAIRDLLALPTVAAMILGSEPALSGMVMVQAAAGEAEILTIAVDPACRGRGLGRRLLDGAVIWAAARGVDRLLLEVAIDNMPARALYLSAGFRIAGRRRGYYARGKAPAVDAEVMELPLVPA from the coding sequence GTGACCGGCGCTCATGATCTGGCGCCGGCAACGGCCGCTGCGGCACCGGCCATGGCCGCACTCTATGCCCGGGCCTTCGATGCTCCGTGGGAGACGCATTGGAGTGCCGATGCCATCCGCGATCTGCTGGCCCTGCCGACGGTGGCCGCGATGATCCTGGGCTCTGAGCCTGCGCTTTCCGGCATGGTTATGGTGCAGGCGGCAGCCGGCGAGGCCGAAATCCTGACGATCGCCGTCGATCCGGCCTGCCGCGGTCGCGGATTGGGAAGGCGTCTGCTCGACGGGGCGGTGATCTGGGCAGCTGCCCGCGGGGTAGACCGGCTGCTGCTGGAAGTGGCGATCGACAACATGCCGGCGCGGGCTCTTTATCTGTCGGCAGGCTTCCGGATCGCAGGTCGTCGGCGCGGTTACTACGCCCGCGGCAAGGCCCCGGCGGTGGATGCCGAAGTCATGGAACTGCCTTTGGTTCCCGCCTGA
- a CDS encoding sulfurtransferase TusA family protein yields MSGLDTGTGLRPGWPTPGRARPSYSETTTGWFAMKPSADRFLDVTHDVCPMTFVKTKLMIGKMSGGQIGEVRLKAGEPLENVPRSVVELGHQIVDLSAETDTPDVWRLTFRIAGG; encoded by the coding sequence ATGTCCGGGCTCGATACCGGGACCGGCCTCCGCCCTGGATGGCCGACACCGGGACGCGCCCGTCCCTCATACTCCGAGACGACGACCGGATGGTTCGCAATGAAACCAAGTGCAGATCGCTTTCTCGACGTCACGCATGATGTCTGCCCGATGACGTTTGTCAAAACAAAATTAATGATCGGGAAGATGTCCGGGGGCCAGATCGGTGAAGTCCGACTGAAGGCGGGTGAGCCTCTGGAGAACGTGCCGCGGTCGGTTGTGGAACTGGGGCACCAGATCGTGGACCTTTCGGCCGAAACGGACACGCCGGACGTGTGGCGGCTGACCTTCCGGATCGCCGGCGGATAA
- a CDS encoding MucR family transcriptional regulator, with amino-acid sequence MAENPSPLDLLSLTAQIVSSHVANNTVSAGELPQLIGEVYQSLAGLGREPEPREEEQRPTPAVPIRKSVHDDYIICLEDGKKLKMLKRHLKTAYDMTPEEYRRRWGLADDYPMVAPGYARQRSDLAKRIGLGRRGRGDAD; translated from the coding sequence ATGGCCGAAAATCCGAGCCCGCTCGATCTTCTTTCGCTGACCGCACAGATCGTGTCGTCCCATGTCGCGAACAACACCGTGTCGGCCGGCGAACTGCCGCAGCTGATCGGCGAGGTCTATCAGAGCCTTGCCGGCCTTGGTCGCGAGCCCGAGCCGCGTGAGGAAGAGCAGCGTCCGACGCCGGCGGTGCCGATCCGCAAGTCGGTGCACGACGACTACATCATCTGCCTTGAAGACGGCAAGAAGCTGAAGATGCTGAAGCGCCATCTCAAGACGGCCTACGACATGACCCCGGAAGAATATCGCCGCCGCTGGGGCCTGGCCGACGACTATCCGATGGTCGCGCCGGGTTATGCCCGTCAGCGCAGCGATCTTGCCAAGCGCATCGGCCTTGGCCGTCGGGGCCGCGGCGACGCGGATTGA
- a CDS encoding Fur family transcriptional regulator, whose product MSRLERLCLEKGLKMTDQRRVIARVLSEADDHPDAEELHRRASAVDPRISIATVYRTVRLFEEASILERHDFGDGRARYETIPEEHHDHLIDMRNGTVIEFQNTEIERLQQEIARKLGYRLVDHRLELYGIPLDQPQDDDTDAGKA is encoded by the coding sequence ATGTCGCGACTGGAGCGTCTGTGTCTCGAAAAGGGTCTGAAGATGACCGACCAGCGCCGGGTGATCGCCCGCGTGCTGTCGGAAGCCGACGACCACCCGGATGCCGAAGAGCTGCACCGCCGGGCCAGTGCCGTTGATCCGCGGATCAGCATTGCCACCGTCTATCGGACGGTGCGGCTGTTCGAGGAAGCGAGCATTCTGGAACGGCATGATTTCGGCGACGGCCGTGCCCGCTACGAGACCATTCCCGAAGAGCATCACGATCATCTGATCGACATGCGCAACGGAACCGTGATCGAATTCCAGAACACCGAGATCGAGCGCCTTCAGCAGGAGATCGCCCGCAAGCTCGGTTATCGACTGGTTGATCATCGTCTGGAACTGTACGGCATTCCGCTGGATCAGCCCCAGGACGACGACACGGACGCCGGCAAGGCCTGA
- a CDS encoding GNAT family N-acetyltransferase, which translates to MTETLQPDLGLRSGNLRVCLADGADDIEAAQRLRYHVFYEERHAQPSPEMAAVKRDLDGFDAICDHLLVIDEAHPSGAPTVVGTYRLLRRSVALAHGRFYTADEFNISPLMTVEGELLELGRSCVAAEYRNRSTMQLLWRGIAIYLEHYDIQLMFGCASLDGTDIDALKTQLAYLYHYHLAPEALRPVAVPERYVSMDLVAKGDLHATRALAELPPLVKGYLRLGGFVGDGAVVDKQFNTTDVCMIVKSDLITGRYRDRYEGGSGRGRGKAGDEGA; encoded by the coding sequence ATGACCGAAACACTCCAACCCGACCTCGGCCTGCGTTCCGGAAATCTGCGGGTGTGCCTCGCGGACGGAGCCGACGATATCGAGGCGGCCCAGCGCCTGCGCTATCACGTGTTCTACGAGGAACGTCACGCTCAGCCGAGCCCCGAGATGGCGGCTGTGAAGCGCGATCTGGACGGTTTCGATGCGATCTGCGATCACCTTCTGGTGATTGACGAGGCTCATCCGAGCGGGGCGCCGACGGTGGTCGGCACCTATCGGCTGCTGCGCCGGTCCGTGGCTCTTGCTCATGGCCGGTTCTATACCGCCGACGAGTTCAACATCAGTCCGCTGATGACTGTGGAGGGCGAGTTGCTGGAGCTTGGCCGGTCCTGCGTTGCGGCCGAATACCGCAACCGATCGACCATGCAGCTGCTCTGGCGCGGGATCGCCATCTATCTTGAGCACTATGATATTCAACTGATGTTCGGCTGCGCGAGCCTGGACGGCACCGACATTGATGCGCTGAAGACCCAGCTCGCCTATCTGTACCATTATCATCTGGCGCCGGAGGCCCTGCGGCCCGTGGCGGTGCCCGAGCGCTACGTCTCGATGGATCTGGTGGCAAAAGGCGATCTGCATGCCACCCGCGCGCTTGCCGAATTGCCGCCGCTGGTGAAGGGCTATCTGCGGCTCGGCGGCTTCGTCGGTGACGGTGCCGTCGTGGACAAGCAGTTCAACACCACCGACGTCTGCATGATCGTGAAGAGCGACCTGATCACGGGGCGCTACCGGGACCGTTACGAGGGCGGGTCGGGGCGCGGCCGGGGCAAGGCCGGCGACGAGGGCGCATGA
- a CDS encoding lysophospholipid acyltransferase family protein, protein MTGWLRAVVLLPIYLAVTAALIPVQAALVALKLPGAVRFPRFYHRLTCRLIGFDVDVVGTPVRDRPALFVSNHSSYLDISVLGSVIDGSFIAKSEVADWPLYGLLAKLQRTVFVKRQRSRTAEQADEVAKRLEAGDRLILFPEGTSNDGQRVLPFRTAFFSVADRRPGGRPLVVQPVSLAYTHVRGMPMGRKLRPAYAWYGDMDLAGHLWNALTLGPARVELVFHPPVTIDDFKDRKALARYCEQAVAGGVALALQGRSTAALALIGQALAQRGPAVEGGALQVAEEDEPLDPQEIDAVEGDATHEDARA, encoded by the coding sequence ATGACCGGCTGGCTGCGGGCCGTGGTGCTGCTGCCGATCTATCTGGCGGTGACGGCGGCACTGATTCCGGTACAGGCGGCACTGGTGGCGCTGAAGCTGCCTGGTGCCGTACGGTTTCCGCGCTTCTACCACCGGCTGACGTGCCGGCTCATCGGTTTCGACGTCGATGTGGTCGGCACGCCGGTTCGCGACCGGCCGGCACTGTTCGTTTCCAACCACAGCTCCTATCTCGACATCTCAGTGCTGGGGTCGGTGATCGACGGCTCGTTCATCGCCAAGAGCGAGGTGGCGGACTGGCCGCTCTACGGCCTCCTTGCCAAGTTGCAGCGTACCGTGTTCGTGAAGCGCCAGCGCAGCCGTACGGCCGAACAGGCCGACGAAGTGGCGAAGCGGCTGGAGGCGGGCGATCGGCTTATTCTGTTTCCCGAAGGCACCAGCAATGACGGTCAGCGGGTGCTGCCCTTCCGCACGGCCTTCTTTTCGGTGGCGGATCGCCGGCCCGGTGGCCGACCGCTGGTGGTGCAGCCGGTCTCTCTGGCCTATACTCATGTCCGCGGTATGCCGATGGGGCGCAAGTTGCGCCCGGCCTATGCCTGGTATGGCGATATGGATCTGGCCGGCCATCTCTGGAACGCGCTGACCCTGGGACCAGCCCGGGTGGAACTGGTTTTCCATCCGCCGGTTACGATCGATGACTTCAAGGACCGCAAAGCGCTTGCCCGCTATTGCGAGCAGGCGGTGGCGGGTGGGGTTGCCCTTGCGCTGCAGGGCCGGTCGACGGCGGCGCTCGCCCTTATCGGCCAGGCCCTGGCACAACGCGGTCCGGCGGTGGAGGGTGGTGCTCTTCAGGTGGCTGAAGAGGATGAGCCGCTCGACCCCCAGGAAATCGATGCCGTCGAGGGCGATGCGACCCACGAGGACGCCCGGGCCTGA